The Candidatus Zixiibacteriota bacterium genome includes a window with the following:
- a CDS encoding Rne/Rng family ribonuclease, with protein sequence MKKEILINSTEYETRVAILEDGKLVELEVDRHNTDRIAGDIYKGVIKTVLPGMQAAFVDIGMEKAAYLHSSDVGKVYARHGDSEEMEEESPADIIRKKRRAGIETVLKKNQEILVQVIKEPISTKGPRVATEVSIPGRFLVLVPDDDHIRVSKRIAHWGEKKRLRKILEPLRPEGFGLIIRTEGEGKSEAEFKGDIKRLMRLWSKLIRKAESSPAPVLIHKEAEVTVSRIRDVFTADVDRLIVDNRADYKKIISFARHVAPALRKRVELHKGPLPLFDMYNLEPEIEKMLERKVWIKKGAYLIIDQTEAMVTIDVNTGRFVGKRDQEKTIFETNILAAREAARQIRLRDIGGLIIVDFIDMYSRENRRKLYEEFCRCFERDRAKRAINPVTEFGIMEMTRERIRPSHMQTLSEPCPHCNGLGRIPSKDTTATKIERWFMRAKADNKYRSFHLVVSPGLSEELADNGTGRLARLCKVHRFKINLLRDTTIPEHIYKVYDADQNVEITEKYSV encoded by the coding sequence TTGAAAAAAGAAATCCTCATCAACTCAACAGAATATGAAACCCGCGTGGCTATTCTTGAGGACGGCAAGCTGGTAGAACTCGAGGTCGACCGCCATAACACCGATCGCATCGCCGGTGATATATATAAAGGCGTCATTAAAACCGTTCTGCCGGGTATGCAGGCAGCGTTTGTGGACATCGGCATGGAGAAAGCAGCTTATCTGCACTCTTCGGATGTCGGCAAGGTGTATGCCCGCCATGGTGACTCGGAAGAAATGGAGGAAGAATCCCCCGCCGACATCATCCGCAAGAAACGCCGCGCCGGAATCGAAACCGTTCTCAAAAAGAACCAGGAAATCCTGGTTCAGGTCATCAAAGAACCGATCAGCACCAAAGGTCCCAGGGTGGCAACCGAAGTCTCCATCCCCGGCCGATTTCTCGTGCTGGTGCCGGATGATGACCATATTCGCGTGTCGAAACGAATTGCCCATTGGGGTGAAAAGAAGCGTCTGCGTAAAATCCTGGAACCGCTTCGTCCCGAAGGATTCGGGCTCATTATCCGAACCGAGGGAGAGGGTAAGTCGGAAGCTGAATTCAAAGGTGATATCAAACGTCTTATGCGCCTTTGGAGCAAGTTGATCCGAAAAGCCGAGAGTTCCCCGGCTCCGGTCCTCATTCATAAGGAGGCCGAAGTGACGGTCAGCCGCATTCGCGATGTCTTCACGGCAGATGTCGATCGCCTGATCGTTGACAACCGAGCCGATTACAAGAAGATCATCAGCTTCGCCCGCCATGTGGCGCCGGCCCTGCGCAAGAGGGTCGAGCTTCATAAGGGCCCCCTGCCGCTTTTCGACATGTACAATCTGGAACCGGAAATCGAGAAAATGCTCGAAAGGAAGGTCTGGATCAAGAAGGGCGCTTACCTGATCATCGACCAAACCGAAGCGATGGTGACGATCGACGTCAACACCGGTCGGTTCGTCGGCAAACGCGATCAGGAGAAAACGATCTTCGAGACCAACATTCTGGCCGCTCGTGAGGCGGCTCGGCAGATTAGATTACGCGATATCGGCGGTCTTATTATCGTGGACTTTATCGATATGTACAGCCGTGAAAACCGCCGTAAGCTCTACGAAGAGTTCTGCCGTTGTTTCGAGCGCGACCGCGCCAAGCGAGCCATTAATCCCGTGACCGAATTCGGTATCATGGAAATGACCCGCGAGCGGATTCGTCCCTCTCACATGCAGACTTTGAGCGAACCCTGTCCGCATTGCAACGGCCTCGGCCGTATCCCGTCCAAGGACACAACCGCAACCAAGATCGAACGCTGGTTCATGCGAGCCAAGGCTGACAACAAGTATCGCAGTTTTCATCTGGTAGTCAGTCCCGGCTTGTCCGAAGAACTGGCCGACAACGGTACCGGTCGTCTCGCTCGACTCTGCAAAGTCCACCGGTTCAAGATTAACCTCCTCCGCGACACGACGATCCCCGAACATATCTATAAAGTGTATGACGCCGATCAGAATGTGGAGATTACGGAGAAATACTCAGTGTAA
- a CDS encoding HNH endonuclease — translation MKDDILTYREMCDLEDVQTLQRGMNFQLNPTHSVVLMSQRSNAPYSDMILEDGITIEYEGHDVPKSTEVVDPKRVDQALITKTGSLTQNGLFVKAIEEYCKKNRSAEKIRVYEKLFSGVWSYRGLFDLVDYYQVQSNERMVFRFRLQLTEDEATNTTDGLRRRTRIIPTQVKKEVWERDGGKCVICGATDELHFDHDIPFSRGGASITADNVRILCARHNLQKSDKIQ, via the coding sequence ATGAAAGATGATATTCTTACATATCGTGAGATGTGTGATCTGGAAGATGTCCAGACACTACAACGAGGGATGAACTTTCAGTTGAATCCGACGCATTCGGTTGTGCTTATGTCTCAACGATCAAATGCACCTTACTCGGACATGATCCTAGAAGATGGGATCACCATTGAGTATGAGGGTCATGATGTCCCGAAGTCGACTGAGGTGGTAGACCCAAAACGAGTCGATCAAGCCCTCATTACCAAAACAGGCAGCCTGACGCAGAATGGACTATTCGTGAAGGCTATTGAGGAGTACTGCAAGAAGAACCGATCAGCGGAGAAAATCCGTGTGTACGAGAAACTATTTTCAGGAGTGTGGTCATATCGTGGTCTCTTTGATTTGGTTGACTACTACCAGGTTCAATCAAATGAAAGGATGGTGTTCAGATTCCGCTTGCAGCTTACCGAGGATGAGGCAACCAATACGACTGATGGTCTCAGAAGGCGCACCCGGATTATACCCACACAGGTCAAGAAGGAGGTTTGGGAAAGGGACGGAGGTAAATGCGTTATATGTGGAGCTACCGATGAGTTGCATTTCGATCATGATATCCCATTCTCCAGAGGAGGGGCTAGCATTACAGCTGATAACGTCAGGATACTCTGTGCACGCCACAACCTCCAGAAGAGCGACAAGATTCAATAG
- a CDS encoding CYTH domain-containing protein, with protein MNKEIEIKLDLGAFTNYLKLLGFLGQIDKEERQLNAFFDTEDRQLAKSGWALRARAENDRGLVTIKSIAVEEGDAFIRQEIEAEISRGEVLDILALQRDVMAMNVIPVQYLKEKVGELDVMILVKFENVRQRKSFKIGDYNYILEIDKTEFSDGSVDYELEVELTDTNRLETVVDSLRKIFESLGIPYLRQTESKFARALKHAGIR; from the coding sequence ATGAACAAAGAGATAGAAATCAAGCTCGATTTGGGAGCTTTTACCAACTACCTGAAGTTGCTTGGTTTCCTGGGGCAGATCGATAAAGAAGAACGGCAGTTAAACGCCTTCTTCGATACCGAGGATCGCCAACTAGCCAAATCCGGCTGGGCGCTAAGGGCGCGAGCCGAAAACGATCGTGGACTGGTAACGATCAAGAGCATTGCGGTCGAGGAGGGGGATGCCTTCATTCGTCAGGAAATAGAGGCTGAGATCAGCCGCGGGGAGGTGCTGGATATCCTGGCACTGCAACGCGATGTTATGGCGATGAACGTCATCCCGGTCCAATACCTCAAAGAGAAGGTCGGTGAACTGGATGTGATGATTTTGGTCAAGTTCGAGAATGTCCGTCAGCGGAAATCGTTCAAGATCGGCGATTACAATTATATTCTCGAAATCGACAAAACCGAATTCTCGGACGGCTCTGTTGATTATGAACTCGAAGTGGAACTGACCGACACCAATCGGCTCGAAACGGTAGTTGACTCCCTGCGCAAGATATTCGAATCGCTGGGTATTCCTTATCTTCGCCAGACCGAGTCCAAATTCGCCCGCGCTCTCAAACACGCCGGCATCCGTTAG
- a CDS encoding TOBE domain-containing protein yields MKYGARNQLTAKVAGIKKGDIMGQVKLELQGDAVMSSVMTVDSIKELGLKKGETVKVVVKAINVLVVKE; encoded by the coding sequence ATGAAATACGGAGCACGCAATCAGCTTACGGCCAAGGTCGCCGGGATCAAGAAGGGCGATATCATGGGACAGGTCAAACTCGAGCTTCAGGGAGATGCTGTCATGAGTTCGGTTATGACAGTGGACTCGATCAAAGAGCTCGGTTTGAAAAAGGGTGAAACGGTCAAAGTCGTGGTGAAGGCGATCAACGTCCTGGTCGTGAAGGAATAG